In Halodesulfovibrio marinisediminis DSM 17456, the sequence GGTGATATCGAAATAGGAATGTTTGCCTGTCTCAAATCCTTTTTTGATTAAGGCAATGCCGGACCAGAAGTATGGAAACAGGACGAGTAAAACGGAGATGGTGACAGTAAGATTAAATGCCACAGCAATATTGCTGCCCAAAAACATAAGGCAAAGTTCAACAACTGTCATAAGAGCGGCGTTTACCAACAACCCGCGGCTCCCGACATTGTACTTATTGGTGTAGGAATATATTTTAGGTAAGAAGCCGTTATCTGCACTTGTTTTTGCAGCGCTGACGACAGAAAGGTTCCAGACAAGGAAGCTGGAAAGACAAGCAACAGCCATAACAATTGAAGAAATCTGACCAAGCAGTTTGGAACCGAAAATGTGAGCTATAGAAAGAGAAAAGGAGGCTGGCTGGTTATGAATGACCTTTGCTGTGAACATTCCCTCAATCACTGTTGTAGAAACAATGTACAGAATAGCTACTACGATGAACCCGACTATTGTGGCTATGGGCACATTCCGTTTTGGATTATTCACTAGCTCATAGTTGTTCGCGACAGCTTCGACGCCCATATAGGAGAACAACAGCACAGCAAAACCAGAAAGAACAGCCTTGCCCGGAGGCAGGTTGGTTACATTCCAGTTCTGCTCAAACAGGTGAACATCAAATGAAAGCCAACCAAATGAAGCTGTAAGAAACACAGAGAGCAAAAGGACTGTCACGGAACAGGAGACAAGAAGTGTAACAAGCTTTGCTCCGCGTAATGAGAGCAGTGTAAACACCCAAATGAGGATGATTACGACAACACCCAATATCATAGGATGATTTAGTGAGGGAACAAAGTAAGTAACGTAGCCGAGTCCGGCTATAAGTATTGAAACATTGGAGATGAGGTTTGAATAGACATAGAACAGTCCGCTTTTAGCCCCCAAAATTGGGTTCACATATGCGGACAATCCTGTGGGGCTGGGATCATCAAACATTGCCCCTGCCCGTACATACACTAGCGTAAGGCACAACGCCCCTGCCGTTACCAGCAAAAAAGAGAGCAACGTTATTGATCCAATAGCCGCCAGCTGCTGCGGTAAAGCGATCACGCCGCTCCCTGCAAGACTGGCAACAATAAAAAACGTTGCTCCGACAAGACCAAGCTTGTGTTTGGATGCTTCCATGGCGCGCCCTTTTTAAATTAAAAGTCATTCTATAGACTTTTAATTCTACGGCACCACGAAATTTACATCCTTTATTTCTAAATCACGCTAAAGGCGCTATACGCTGCTAGCTCAAACGTTCAATATCAATAAAATCAGGTGTAATGGTATGCACCTTAAATTGATGACCTTTAATTGTAATAATCGGTGTGCCGAGAGGTATGGAAACTGGCTCACGACTTATCACGCGCGGCCTGCTACCTCCCTTAAGAGTTCGCACTTCAAACAACACAGACATGCCGTCTTTCTTCACAAACTTGATGACATAGTGTGTCTCGGAGGCAGCAATAACCTTGTTTCTTTTAATGCTCTTAAAAGAAACGTCAGCAGGTTTTACCGTTGCGGAAACATTCTTGTATACCTGCGGAATATCAGTCGGCATATAAAAGTCACCGGAAAGACGGCCTGTTTTTTCAGGTACAGCAAATACTCTGTCAAGCAGCAGTACATCATCTCCTTTGGCCGAAGATAACACCTCATAGGTAACATTAGAGTAACCAAAGATTGTACTTTCTATATCTGATGCAGAGGCCGCAGGGCTATTAAGTGTAATAGTAAAATCTTTTGAAGCGCTCATCTTAGGCAATTCGAGAACTTCTTCATTGTATTTAAGTACACGCAGTATATCACCGCCTGTAACGACAGTTTTACGTGCACCGATTTTCATAGTCTGCGTATTAATTTTGCGGATACGGCTTTTTTTCGGCATCCTTGCTAAATCAATGTCAATTTTTACTTCATCAACAGCCAATGCCGAAGTCGATGTTTTTTGCGTAGAATCGTCTTCAGGTACTACTTTTACCAGCTGATACTTAGCACACCCTGCAACAAAAAAAGCACATGCAATACACACCAGTGCAGTTAAAAACGGCTTTCTCATGTTATACGCCAAAGTTGTCCATTGCATACTCTACCCGCTGTTTTTCGGACTGCAAAAGATGATGAATCTCTTCAACACTATCTAGTCTGCTTTGCAGACCGGTTTTGTTTGCAACTTGAATCGCCAGCCCCGGTCGAGCATTTAATTCCAGAATCAACGGCCCAAGATCTTTATCAAGCACAATGTCCACACCAAGATACCCAAGTCCGGTTACTGAATACCCTAATGATGCCTGCCGCAACAATTCTTCCCATCCTGGAATCTGAACATCGCTGATAGGCAACAACGTATCTGGATGCATCTCATGGTTATCGTTCTTCCATACCGCATGGGTTGTCTTACCGGTACGTATATCAATACCACAGCCCATAGCCCCCTGATGCAGGTTCGCTTTCCCGTCAGACTCACGGGTTGGAAGCCGCAGCATCGCCATAACCGGAACCCCCTTGTATACAATGATACGTATATCAGGAACACCTTGATATGCTATCCCCTTAAAAACAGGATCAAACTTAACGCAGTATTCAACCAGCGCCTTATCCGGCATACCACCAAGACTGTACATCCCGCTCAGAATATTCGAGATATGGAAATGAATCTCGTCTCTTGTAATAAAAGAGTCATCAGGCTTCAGGAAATGGGAACCAAGCTTACCGTTGATGACGAGAATACCGTTACCGCCTGCACCGCGTGCAGGTTTCACAACAAACGAATCATGCTTTTCCAGCAACTCAGGTAACTTCTTTAATTCATGCTGCGCACGGAATACTCCGTACAGTTCCGGAACATTCAATCCAGCATCAAGCGTAAGGCGTTTGGTGGTCTCTTTATCGTCCACCAAAGGATACAGTCTACGGGGGTTGTTAGGCAGCACGTATGCAGCATTACGGGCATTCATGCCCACAATACCATGCTCTTTTAAGTTCTTAAACCAACCGAACATGGCTTACTCCCGAATAAACGTGCGGAATCGAACCAAATCCATCAGACGATACCCTGTGTATCGACCCATCATAACGGTAAGCGCCAGCAGCACTAAGAAAAGTTCAGGAAAAACAAAGAACAAATGCTCTACATAACTATCTGTCATAACGAGGTATGCAAGCACAGCAACAGCCATAGATCCGACTGCCTGCTGAATAGCTTTAACTGCCCCCAGTTCATCCCACATCACAGAGATGCGTTCGATAGTCATACTCAAAATAACCATCGGGAACAGGCTTACAGAAACACCGCGCGGGATACCAAGTTTAAAACAGACCACACTGATTCCTGCCATAAGCAGAACTACGGTAATCAAAACACAGGCAAGACGCGGCACAAGAAGCAACTTCAGGTGCTCCAGATACAGTCGCACACCAAGACCAAGAATAATCACCACGGAGAACAGGCTTACCCCCCACAGCAACTGAGTTTCCCTGAAAGAAAGAGCAATCAGCACTGGCATAAAGGTACCAAAGGTGCTGAACCCGATAACATTTCGAAGGAATACCAAAAGGATGGCACCAATAGGGATAAGGAGAATTACCCTGTACGTAGCCTGAGCCTGCACCGGAAGGCTAAACAGGGAGTAATCAAAAAATGTCGGATGAGTTGCAGAGATACGATCCACAACGTTTTTCATGGCATCAATAGCATCAGGAACCACAGAAAGAGAAACCTGCAGGTTCTTACCACCCTTCAACTCTGCCAATGGAGCATCACCACGCCACCAAGGAACAAAGTTTACCGGAGTACTAAACACGCCCTTTGCCACATTGAACATATGCCATGAATCATTCTGATACAGCTCAAGCCAATGCGTGATGCCTGCATCACTGGAAGTTCCAAGGGTAATACCGTGTACTGATTGCGCCGGGATACCTGAAAGGTGCAACAGACGAACAGCCATGTTTACAACACCGCGGCTGCTTGCTGCGTCGCGAAGTAAGTAAGCTGCATTAGAGTCCTTTTCCGGATGCTGTAATGCCTGCATAAGCAACGGAACAAAAGATTCAATGTCAGCAGATTCCTTACCAATTTTGGAAAGAAGAGCATCAGCAGCGACAGTTTCAGCCTCGGAGAACTGCGGATCGCGAAGCTGCGGAATTTCCTGCGGCGGGCTCCACATAGGCAGCTCGCCCCCAGATTCAGGACGCAGCACAGCAGAATAAATGAGATCCTGCTTTCCATCTGCAAGACGCTTCGACCAGATAACAACAGAGTTCTGATCATATGCGTCATTGGTCAACTGCCTGTCTGTAATTCTCTGACTTACGCGCTGACGACCGTAACCAGCACCAATAAAATATTCATCTGTAACAGCAAATCCTGAAACACGGTTAAGCGTTTGAAGGACAACCTTTACTGGCTTTTTTTCTCCGTCAAAAGCAACGTGTGCTTCAACATTCCATACAGATGTTTTTTCTGAAGGAACTAACGGAAATCCTAAAACAAAAACTTTGTAACTAAATACGCCAAGCCCGACTGCCAACAAAATGCCGACAAGCAGCTTTAACTGGAGTTTATTCATCTATCAGTCCGAAGAAAAAGAATAGTTAGCAAATAGAAACTGAAAGGAGTGACGAGCTAAGGGGAATCAGGCTTACCGAGCCTATATTTTTGCGAAGAATCAATAAGAAACCCTTTTCGCAAGTCCTTACGTCCGACAAGAAGTTTGTAAGAAAAATGAGTCCTGTCAGTCAGATTAATTTCTGCATCAAACACCTTCGACGCAATATGAATTTGTGCCTTAATTACAGGGCGTTCATCATACCCAGATGGACGCTTTTTAACTCTGACAGTTCTTATATATTGGCAAGTTATACGCTGGGAGTCACCATTACCGTCAATGCTGGTAAAAGTTACCGTCTTCTTTTTTTTATCAATAAAAATGTCAGTAGCATGAAAAGAAGTGCTGTCCGCACCGGTATCCAGTTTCGCATCAACTTCAATAGGATGAGTCTGCCCACAAATACTGACGGCAGCCTTTTCAATATATCCTGCTACCAGCTTATCCTTTATAGCTGGAGCATTAGCGGCAGACGCCACAGTCTGAACATATACTTGAGTAGAAGTCGGGGTGGAGACGGGCTGTTGGGACTGCGCAAGGGAAACTGTGGTGTTGAATATTAGCAAAAGAGCTAAGCACCATGCATAGTACATAATTGTGTCCTATATAAAATCACTGTGTCACACTAAACTGCGTTAACCTACAGTATGGTTTCTCTTTTTTTCCATAATGATTGAGAAAAATACAATAAGCAACTCGAGATGCGCATGTATCGCTAGATACTCGTTGCTACACTTTTCGTCAAACATTGCTCCTATCATCAATAAATTACAGAATTGTACAACAAATGTTGCACATCAACCAACAGGTGTTATTGGCTTTTTTGAACACTTTAACGATCTCACCCGCAAAAGCTGCTCTCTAGCGCCTTGCATCGTTTCGGAACACCCACATTTTCTACTCCTGACATCCCCTTCAATACATAGACAAAAATATCTATTTTGCTTTGACAGGACAACAATATCTCCATCAGCTAGTTCGCAGAAGTACATTTTTATATCTCTGCTTAGCAATTCAATATAATTAATACATATTTCTTGAGAATTAGCATAGATATCTAATCACGCAGAGAGCCGCATAGCATGATCATCCCCCACCCTGTTGATCTCATAAACTTAACTGCCAACTTCGTGAAAATAAAAACGCCTCCATCCAAACGATAAAGGCGCTCTTTGTTATCTTACTCTTTTCGCAAACCATATTTTCGCATTCGCAAATACAAACGCTTACGCGGGATTCCAAGATCAGACGCTGTCTTTTCTATCTTCCCCTCGTTGCGCTCCAATGCGTCAACAATAAGCTGCTTTTCATAGTTCTCCACGAGGTCGTCAAGCACAGTACATCCAGCAGGCAAAACATCGCAGGAATCAACATTTCCTTCACCAGACAAATCAAGCGGCAAACCAAGAACCAGCTGCTGGGCAACATTGCGCAGCTCACGGACATTCCCCGGCCAAGAATATTGCTGAAGACGGCTGCTCATCTCAGGATCAACGTCCGGCACCGGTCTGCTAAAGCGTTCCGCCATAACAGCCATAAAGTAATGAAGCAGTTCCATAACGTCTCCTGCCCTGTCGCGAAGAGGCGGAACATTAATGCGTGCCACATTAAGACGAAAAAACAAGTCCTCACGGAACGTGCCGTTACTCACGGCCTCACGCAGATCAACTTTGGAAGCAGCAACAACTCTGAAATCGACAGGTATAAGCTGGTTACTTCCCACACGCTCAATGACTCGTTCCTGCAATGCACGCAGCAGTTTTACCTGAATATCAAGCGGCATGGACTCTACTTCATCCAGAAAAAGAGTGCCCCCTTGAGCCAATTCGATCTTACCGATGCGCCGACTTGAAGCGTTTGTAAACGCCCCGCGTTCATGCCCGAACAACTCACTCTCAACCAGACTTTCCGGAATAGCACAGCAGTTCAGCGGAACAAATTTTCCGCCATGACGGTTCCCGCAATCATGCAAGGAACGGGCAGTAAGCTCTTTGCCTACACCTGTTTCTCCAAGAATAAGGACATCAACATCAATCGACGCCAAGGAACTTACGGTCTGGCGCAATTGCGTAATTTGTGGTGACGATCCGAGAAGGCGTGATTCCAGATCAAGATCAACAGCAAGGCGCTCCTTCAAATTACGGTTTTCAAGACAAAGGCGACGGGATTCCAACGCGCGCTTGGCAACCTCAATAAGATACTCCGGCGGTGCAGGCTTTTCGAGAAAATCATACGCACCGGAACGAATTGCCTCTAGCGCCATTGGAACATCGCCATGTCCTGTAAGCATGACAACTGGCAACTCTGGCGCAATTTCCGTAATGCGGTTCAGAAGTGTCAGTCCATCCATCCCGGGCATTTTCACATCGCTGATGACCACACCGAGCCAATCCGGAGTAATGTGCGGCAACACCTCTTCCGCAGAGCTGAAGGTTTTTATGGTATATCCTTCAAGCTCAAAGGTCTGCTGGCAAGCCTGCCGAATCATGGGTTCATCATCGACTAAATAAATTTCACCAATGGTGGTCATAATTATCCAACTGCTTTTTGAAATGAGAGAACAAACTTAGTGCCGCCATTTTCGGCATTCACAGCATTGATTTCTCCCCTCATGTCCTTCACAATGTTATAGGAAATTGAAAGGCCAAGCCCTAATCCCTTACCGACTTCTTTGGTCGTATAGAACGGGTCAAAAATTGATTCTTTAACTTCCGGTGGAATTCCGGGACCTGTATCGACAATTTCAATACAGACATTCTCTTCTGCATCAGTGACATCAACAGCAATCTTACGCTCTCCATCATTCTGCAGACCGATAGCATCGATGGCATTACCGATAATATTCACCAGCACCTGTTCAAGCCGGATATCTTCTGCGCTGATGACATGAGGCGCATCGTCATACCGACGCTCTATTTCAATCTCATCTTCTTTAATGCGTGATTTAAGCAACGCCAAAGACTGTTCAATAACCGGAACCACATCCACCGGATGCAGCTTATTTGAAGGGAGACGGGCAAACTTCTTCAGGTGGTTAATCATCCCCGCCATTCTAGCGCTTAGTTCGTCTATCTTCTCAATATTTTCCTGATGTAGATCAAGCTTCCCACGTTCTATAAGCAAGCGGGCATTATGCAGGTAATACCTGATTGCCGACAACGGCTGATTAAGCTCATGCGCAATACCAGCGGAAAGCTGTCCGAGTGCTGCAAGCTTTCCAGCCTGAACAAGCTCATCCTGTACCCTGCGGCGTTCTCGCACTTCCTGCCTGAGCTTCACGTTGATACGGCTCAAATGGTCTGTTTTCTGCCGTACCCTCTTCCGCAACAGCTCTTGCGCCTCTTCACGCTCTGTTACATCATGAAGCGTAATCAGCAAATTACGCTGTGCACGCTGCTGAACAGGACGGATAACCGCTTCCATAGGGAACTCGGAACCATCACGCTTAACGCCACAATATAAGGCAACAACTTGCGAATAATCCTTACTGAAAAATACAAGAGAACATGCATCGCTGAATGCCTGTCGTTCCGGCTCAGTAACAAAGGAAAAAAGCTGCTGCCCGATCATCTCATGCGGCTCTGAATCAAACAGACTAAGAGCCATTGTATTGAAAAAGCGAATAACTCCATCAGGATCGGCTATAACAAGCCCCACCGCAGCGTTATCGATGATAGCCTGTGCATTTGCCTCTTCCACTTCCTGAGCAGTGTCACGAAAAACGCGTAATGCGCCAGCCATCTTACCGATTTCATCATCACCAGCTTCAGGAACAGCATATTTCAGATCACCTCCGGCAATCGCCTGCATGCTTGTTGCCAAGGCATTAAGTCGTGCAACAATGCTGCCGCGCACATAAAACCACAGTACACAGGAAGCAATAATCAGACTGAAAAATACAAGTCCAAGCTGTGCCCATCGAGCATGTTCCAGCTTATCTTTGGTAACTGCAGCAGCGCTAAGGGCCTCATCCTGCGTGCGAGTAACAATTTTCCTGATTGCCGAACGTAGCTGCCCGACAATTATGGTGTTCTCGGTAAGGATCTCCTGCCCTTTAAGATTGTTTGCGAGAATGCGTTTTTTTAGAGCAAAAACGCCGTCTGCTCCTTCCGCTCTGGAAAGCACTTCAGAAAACACCTGATGCAAGGTAAGGGCACTCGCCTCTTCGGAAAAATGCTCCAAGTTTAATCGTAATGAAGCAATCGTGTCACTGGCAAGGGCAGCTAAGTTATCGACATGGGCAACAGTCTGTGCTGATGAAGCCTGCAAAAGCAAACTCACTAACAGATCACCGCTGCTGCCGATGCGGTCAACAATCTTCTTAAACATTCGGTTGGAACGCAGTCTGGCCACAGCAATATTTTTCTCACCCTGCCCGACTGCGCCTCGAATACGGTCAATGTCTGCATCAAAATTATAGTTTAAATCCTGACTAAGCGGTTCAATCTCTTCAAGCATGTCGGAATAGAGCCAGCGGAGACGCTCCATGTGCTTTTGCAGGCGTCTTTCCTCCCGCAAGCGGTCTGCAACAACAAGTTGTAATGAAAACAAGTTGTCATTCAAATGTACCAGCAAGTCATCTATCTCTCGACGAAGTTGCGGATTCGTAGACCCAAGAAGATTCACTTCAGCACTGAATTGCCGCAAAAGCACATCCAAATCAGCACGGATTTTCTTTTGTGTGTCTTCATCCGGAGCAGAGGCAAGGTTTGGAGCAATCGCAATAATCTGTCCACTTGTCTCAGCCACATCAGCAACCTGTGCTAATTCCGGCAAGTTTTTTTCTGTAATGGTTGCGAAAATATCGCTGGAACTTTCCAGAAGAAACAATGCCGTCAGTACCGATAATACAGTAATAGCCGCAATGGTACTAAACGCGAGAAGCAAGCGTTCCCAAATGCCTATTTTGGTAAAAAACGATGGCATCATTACTTTCTTTGTGCTGTATCCAACAGTTCATTAGCTTTTGTGAACCGCTCTTCAATAAACTGCTGCCATTGCAAAATCTGCTGCTGTTGATCAGAGCTTTTGGGCGTTCCATTAAACGAATTGGAAAAAATAGTATTATAAACAGGATTCCGGCTCTGTTCTTCGGTAACAGGTACTTCACTGAGCAACCTGTAGAACTCTTTCTTTACCATGGCAAAAGCAAGGTCATCAGCGCCATGCTGACGTTCGAGAGACAGCATGCGCTTCCAAAGCTGACGTCGCTCAAGCAATTTATATGTAATGAATTCCTCAAAAAGATGATTCACAAGATTATACCGCAACTGCGACAGGTAGACATCATATCGCTTAGAGTTGCCTTCCTTAATCATCTTAAGCAGTTGAGAATGCGTAGGTTTGCCACTGTCATACACTTGCAAGGCAACAGGCAAGCGATGTATCTGCGGGTTAAGCAGAATCGCCTGCCCCTCAGGCGACAACATAAAGTCAATAAACAGTTCAGCCTCAGCAGAGTTACTGCCGTTTTCTAACGCCCCAATTCCTGCCGGAGCAATCAGAGCAGGCTCGCCGTACCGGAATCTGAGATTATCCGCATCCGGCGCACGCCCAAGAATATCAATCACAAGCCCTACGCCATACAGTCCGCCCCGTACTCCTTCTGTCACGCTGAAGCTACGGGCAGAAAGTGTCACAAGGTTACCGGATATGCGCAGCAGGTATGCCCAGCCTTTCTCCCATCCCATCTTTTGCAAAATACTTTCTACAATCAGGTGGGTAGTGCCTGAGCGAGAAGGACTAGTCATAACAACATGACTATAATATTTTGAATCTACTATATCTTCCCAACACTTCGGAGCTGCGATTTCCTCATTATCCAAGTAGGACTGATTCCACATCCACCCCACAGCAGATAACGCAAAACCGTAAAAGTAACCGTCAGGATCATCCACGGACGCCCCGTTTACATCCACGGCCTTATACTGCCGATCACGCTCTGTGCGCCTCAGCATCTGCCCCTGTTTTAAAATCTCAAACGCGTCCGGTGAAGATGCCCAGAATACATCAAAGTTACGGGCATTCCCCCGTAGCAATTCAGCCACGGCTGACGTCGTTTTTTTATTAAGTATAGAAACAGCTATTTCAGGATGGAGATCTTGAAACCGCTTAACAAACGGTTCGTAGAAATTGGGAGGATACGAAGTAATTATTTGCAAACGGGAGTGCTGAGAAGCGTTTGCTGCAGAGACTGATCCTCCGCAAAGAAGAAGAGCAACAGTGACTCCAAACACGCACCAGCAAAAATATCGAACAGCCCTTACGAAGCCAACGTACATTAAGAACCTCCAGACAGTACCGCATGCCAGAAGAAATAGTGTACCTGCTTTAGAGCATGTTACGTGTAACCACTTAATAAAACTCAAAAAATGAATACAATATGGCAAGCGTGCCAAACTATAAAAGCATTTGTACAGAGGGTCAAGAATCTGCCCTTGCTTCCTATTAAGAACGCCCTTCACGCCCAGACTTTAAAAACAATACGCCACACTTGTTCCGATACAATCCTCTAACATTAACCAACACCCCCACGCATATTACCCACGCCAACAATGAGTCATTTAGGAACAAGACGTGTCAAAAGCGACCCATAAAAACACTCTCAAAAAACGTAACCGTTTTCTATATGTACAACAAAGTCAGACCACTAAAGCATTTCGCATTACTGGCACACAATTTGTTATGCGGAACGCAGTACCGTGAAAATATTGTCACGGTAGGAAGAGGAGGAGCACCAAATACCGCTCTTTTTTTTTGTACAAATACGATGCTGCCGGCTGATGGATTTCCGGCTGTAATCGTCAACCGGCGGTCAACCACCGCACACAACGTACGGAGTATGTGATGAAAAAACTTTTAGCATTACTCATGGCACTTGTTTTTGCCTTCCCTATGTATGCTATGGCCGAATACCCAAGCAAACCAATCACTATTATTGTTCCATCTAAAGCTGGTGGCTCAACTGATACTACTGCACGTATTTTTATTAATGCTGCGAAAAAGTACTGGAACGGTGCAAACTTTGTAGTTCAGAACATTCCAGGCTCCGGTGGACAGAAAGGTTTTGAAGCAATCGCACGTGCTAAAAACGACGGCCACACCATCGGCCTTGTTTTCACCACTCAGATTGTATCCCACATTGTTTCCAAGCGTGCTCGCTACACCCTCGACAGCTTCCATGTTATGGGTAACGCTGTAGACGATCCACTTCTCATTGCAGTTCCTAAAGAAAGCCCTATCACCGACCTTGCAGGCTTCATTAAAGCAGCAAAAGAAAACGCACTGACTGTTGCTGTTAACGGCATCGGTTCCGACGACTTTATCGCTGCTAAGAAATTTGAAAACAAAGCAGACGTTAGCTTCAACCTTCTTCCTACAAAAGGTTCTACCGAACAGAAAGCTCTGATTCTTGGTAACCACGCTGACGCAAGCATCATGAACCTTTCTCAGATGCAGGCTCAGCACAAAGCTGGCACCGCTCGCGTTATTGCTCTTCTTAACAAAGAGCGTTCCGACGTTCTTCCTGACGTAAAGACTGCTGCTGAACAGGGTTACGATGTTAACATGACTGCAACCCGCGGTT encodes:
- a CDS encoding amino acid permease; translated protein: MEASKHKLGLVGATFFIVASLAGSGVIALPQQLAAIGSITLLSFLLVTAGALCLTLVYVRAGAMFDDPSPTGLSAYVNPILGAKSGLFYVYSNLISNVSILIAGLGYVTYFVPSLNHPMILGVVVIILIWVFTLLSLRGAKLVTLLVSCSVTVLLLSVFLTASFGWLSFDVHLFEQNWNVTNLPPGKAVLSGFAVLLFSYMGVEAVANNYELVNNPKRNVPIATIVGFIVVAILYIVSTTVIEGMFTAKVIHNQPASFSLSIAHIFGSKLLGQISSIVMAVACLSSFLVWNLSVVSAAKTSADNGFLPKIYSYTNKYNVGSRGLLVNAALMTVVELCLMFLGSNIAVAFNLTVTISVLLVLFPYFWSGIALIKKGFETGKHSYFDITIVTLSSVFILSAFESANFAELWLVITCVMVALAVYSLVFAAKSK
- a CDS encoding alpha-L-glutamate ligase-like protein yields the protein MFGWFKNLKEHGIVGMNARNAAYVLPNNPRRLYPLVDDKETTKRLTLDAGLNVPELYGVFRAQHELKKLPELLEKHDSFVVKPARGAGGNGILVINGKLGSHFLKPDDSFITRDEIHFHISNILSGMYSLGGMPDKALVEYCVKFDPVFKGIAYQGVPDIRIIVYKGVPVMAMLRLPTRESDGKANLHQGAMGCGIDIRTGKTTHAVWKNDNHEMHPDTLLPISDVQIPGWEELLRQASLGYSVTGLGYLGVDIVLDKDLGPLILELNARPGLAIQVANKTGLQSRLDSVEEIHHLLQSEKQRVEYAMDNFGV
- a CDS encoding inactive transglutaminase family protein, whose translation is MNKLQLKLLVGILLAVGLGVFSYKVFVLGFPLVPSEKTSVWNVEAHVAFDGEKKPVKVVLQTLNRVSGFAVTDEYFIGAGYGRQRVSQRITDRQLTNDAYDQNSVVIWSKRLADGKQDLIYSAVLRPESGGELPMWSPPQEIPQLRDPQFSEAETVAADALLSKIGKESADIESFVPLLMQALQHPEKDSNAAYLLRDAASSRGVVNMAVRLLHLSGIPAQSVHGITLGTSSDAGITHWLELYQNDSWHMFNVAKGVFSTPVNFVPWWRGDAPLAELKGGKNLQVSLSVVPDAIDAMKNVVDRISATHPTFFDYSLFSLPVQAQATYRVILLIPIGAILLVFLRNVIGFSTFGTFMPVLIALSFRETQLLWGVSLFSVVIILGLGVRLYLEHLKLLLVPRLACVLITVVLLMAGISVVCFKLGIPRGVSVSLFPMVILSMTIERISVMWDELGAVKAIQQAVGSMAVAVLAYLVMTDSYVEHLFFVFPELFLVLLALTVMMGRYTGYRLMDLVRFRTFIRE
- a CDS encoding ATP-dependent zinc protease family protein; its protein translation is MYYAWCLALLLIFNTTVSLAQSQQPVSTPTSTQVYVQTVASAANAPAIKDKLVAGYIEKAAVSICGQTHPIEVDAKLDTGADSTSFHATDIFIDKKKKTVTFTSIDGNGDSQRITCQYIRTVRVKKRPSGYDERPVIKAQIHIASKVFDAEINLTDRTHFSYKLLVGRKDLRKGFLIDSSQKYRLGKPDSP
- a CDS encoding sigma-54-dependent transcriptional regulator, whose protein sequence is MTTIGEIYLVDDEPMIRQACQQTFELEGYTIKTFSSAEEVLPHITPDWLGVVISDVKMPGMDGLTLLNRITEIAPELPVVMLTGHGDVPMALEAIRSGAYDFLEKPAPPEYLIEVAKRALESRRLCLENRNLKERLAVDLDLESRLLGSSPQITQLRQTVSSLASIDVDVLILGETGVGKELTARSLHDCGNRHGGKFVPLNCCAIPESLVESELFGHERGAFTNASSRRIGKIELAQGGTLFLDEVESMPLDIQVKLLRALQERVIERVGSNQLIPVDFRVVAASKVDLREAVSNGTFREDLFFRLNVARINVPPLRDRAGDVMELLHYFMAVMAERFSRPVPDVDPEMSSRLQQYSWPGNVRELRNVAQQLVLGLPLDLSGEGNVDSCDVLPAGCTVLDDLVENYEKQLIVDALERNEGKIEKTASDLGIPRKRLYLRMRKYGLRKE
- a CDS encoding ATP-binding protein encodes the protein MMPSFFTKIGIWERLLLAFSTIAAITVLSVLTALFLLESSSDIFATITEKNLPELAQVADVAETSGQIIAIAPNLASAPDEDTQKKIRADLDVLLRQFSAEVNLLGSTNPQLRREIDDLLVHLNDNLFSLQLVVADRLREERRLQKHMERLRWLYSDMLEEIEPLSQDLNYNFDADIDRIRGAVGQGEKNIAVARLRSNRMFKKIVDRIGSSGDLLVSLLLQASSAQTVAHVDNLAALASDTIASLRLNLEHFSEEASALTLHQVFSEVLSRAEGADGVFALKKRILANNLKGQEILTENTIIVGQLRSAIRKIVTRTQDEALSAAAVTKDKLEHARWAQLGLVFFSLIIASCVLWFYVRGSIVARLNALATSMQAIAGGDLKYAVPEAGDDEIGKMAGALRVFRDTAQEVEEANAQAIIDNAAVGLVIADPDGVIRFFNTMALSLFDSEPHEMIGQQLFSFVTEPERQAFSDACSLVFFSKDYSQVVALYCGVKRDGSEFPMEAVIRPVQQRAQRNLLITLHDVTEREEAQELLRKRVRQKTDHLSRINVKLRQEVRERRRVQDELVQAGKLAALGQLSAGIAHELNQPLSAIRYYLHNARLLIERGKLDLHQENIEKIDELSARMAGMINHLKKFARLPSNKLHPVDVVPVIEQSLALLKSRIKEDEIEIERRYDDAPHVISAEDIRLEQVLVNIIGNAIDAIGLQNDGERKIAVDVTDAEENVCIEIVDTGPGIPPEVKESIFDPFYTTKEVGKGLGLGLSISYNIVKDMRGEINAVNAENGGTKFVLSFQKAVG
- a CDS encoding ABC transporter substrate-binding protein, yielding MYVGFVRAVRYFCWCVFGVTVALLLCGGSVSAANASQHSRLQIITSYPPNFYEPFVKRFQDLHPEIAVSILNKKTTSAVAELLRGNARNFDVFWASSPDAFEILKQGQMLRRTERDRQYKAVDVNGASVDDPDGYFYGFALSAVGWMWNQSYLDNEEIAAPKCWEDIVDSKYYSHVVMTSPSRSGTTHLIVESILQKMGWEKGWAYLLRISGNLVTLSARSFSVTEGVRGGLYGVGLVIDILGRAPDADNLRFRYGEPALIAPAGIGALENGSNSAEAELFIDFMLSPEGQAILLNPQIHRLPVALQVYDSGKPTHSQLLKMIKEGNSKRYDVYLSQLRYNLVNHLFEEFITYKLLERRQLWKRMLSLERQHGADDLAFAMVKKEFYRLLSEVPVTEEQSRNPVYNTIFSNSFNGTPKSSDQQQQILQWQQFIEERFTKANELLDTAQRK